The proteins below come from a single Burkholderia contaminans genomic window:
- a CDS encoding enoyl-CoA hydratase, with protein sequence MIELDYVDDGAIACATLKRPPANAFTADGLRQLQETVAELNANPRVRALVITGDGPKFFSAGADLNTFAEGDRAIARAMASRFGAAFEALHDARVVTIAAINGYAMGGGLECALACDLRIAETHAQMALPEPSVGLLPCGLGTQTLPWLVGEGWAKKIILTGARVDAATALRIGLVEDVVESGASRDAALALARNVARQSPHAVAYSKELIGLARRGVPRSAALAVERERFVDLFETNDPREGVAAFLGKRAPQWHNDGEPQR encoded by the coding sequence ATGATCGAACTGGACTACGTCGACGACGGCGCGATCGCGTGCGCGACGCTCAAGCGTCCGCCTGCGAACGCTTTTACCGCCGACGGGCTGCGGCAACTGCAGGAAACCGTCGCCGAACTGAATGCGAACCCGCGCGTGCGCGCGCTGGTGATCACCGGCGACGGCCCGAAGTTCTTCAGCGCGGGTGCCGACCTCAACACGTTCGCCGAAGGCGATCGCGCTATCGCGCGTGCGATGGCGTCGCGCTTCGGCGCGGCGTTCGAGGCGCTGCACGACGCGCGCGTCGTGACGATCGCGGCGATCAACGGCTATGCGATGGGCGGCGGGCTCGAATGCGCGCTCGCGTGCGACCTGCGGATCGCGGAGACGCATGCGCAGATGGCGCTGCCCGAGCCGTCGGTCGGCCTGCTGCCGTGCGGCCTCGGCACGCAGACGCTGCCCTGGCTCGTCGGAGAAGGCTGGGCGAAGAAGATCATCCTGACCGGCGCGCGTGTCGATGCGGCCACGGCGCTCAGGATCGGCCTCGTCGAGGACGTCGTGGAGTCGGGCGCGTCGCGCGATGCGGCGCTCGCGCTCGCGCGCAACGTCGCGCGGCAGAGCCCGCATGCGGTTGCGTACAGCAAGGAGCTGATCGGCCTCGCGCGGCGAGGCGTGCCGCGCAGCGCGGCGCTCGCGGTCGAGCGCGAACGCTTCGTCGACCTGTTCGAGACGAACGATCCGCGCGAAGGCGTTGCCGCGTTCCTCGGCAAGCGCGCACCGCAGTGGCACAACGATGGAGAGCCGCAACGATGA
- the mmsB gene encoding 3-hydroxyisobutyrate dehydrogenase: MKIGFIGLGHMGAPMALNLLKAGHEVHAFDLSADALRALQDAGAQVAASPRDAASGATFVITMLPAAPHVRSVLTGENGVLAGLGAGATVIDSSTIDPASAQAFGALVREHGGAFVDAPVSGGTGGAAAGTLTFMVGGSDADFERVKPVLAGMGKNIVHCGATGMGQVAKVCNNLVLGISMAAVSEAMSLGVALGIDPKVLAGIVNTSTGRCWSSDTYNPYPGVIDTAPSSRGYSGGFGTDLMLKDLGLANDAAKQARQPVYLGALAQQLYQTMSSRGDGQLDFSAVIRLYQPAMKKDA; this comes from the coding sequence ATGAAAATCGGATTTATCGGCCTCGGCCACATGGGCGCGCCGATGGCGCTGAACCTGCTGAAAGCCGGCCATGAAGTGCACGCGTTCGACCTGAGCGCCGATGCATTGCGCGCACTGCAGGATGCCGGCGCGCAGGTGGCCGCGTCGCCGCGCGATGCGGCCTCGGGCGCGACGTTCGTCATCACGATGCTGCCGGCCGCACCGCACGTGCGCTCGGTGCTCACCGGCGAGAACGGCGTGCTCGCCGGCCTCGGCGCGGGCGCGACCGTGATCGATTCGAGCACGATCGACCCGGCGAGCGCGCAGGCGTTCGGCGCGCTGGTGCGCGAGCACGGCGGCGCGTTCGTCGATGCGCCGGTGTCGGGCGGCACCGGCGGTGCGGCGGCCGGTACGCTGACCTTCATGGTCGGCGGCAGCGATGCGGATTTCGAGCGCGTGAAGCCGGTGCTCGCGGGCATGGGCAAGAACATCGTCCACTGCGGTGCGACGGGGATGGGGCAGGTCGCAAAGGTCTGCAACAACCTCGTGCTCGGCATCTCGATGGCGGCGGTGTCGGAGGCGATGTCGCTCGGCGTCGCGCTCGGCATCGATCCGAAGGTGCTGGCCGGCATCGTCAACACGTCGACGGGCCGCTGCTGGAGCTCGGACACCTACAACCCGTATCCGGGCGTGATCGACACCGCGCCGTCGTCGCGCGGCTACTCGGGCGGCTTCGGCACCGACCTGATGCTGAAGGATCTCGGCCTCGCGAACGATGCCGCGAAGCAGGCACGCCAGCCCGTCTATCTCGGCGCGCTCGCGCAGCAGCTGTACCAGACGATGAGCAGCCGCGGCGACGGCCAGCTCGATTTCTCGGCGGTGATCCGCCTGTACCAACCGGCCATGAAGAAGGACGCGTGA
- a CDS encoding CoA-acylating methylmalonate-semialdehyde dehydrogenase produces MNANSKDVPTVKLLIDGAFVESATNEWRDIVNPATQQVLARVPFATVAEVDAAVQAAHTAFATWKNTPIAARMRIMLKFQDLVRTNQQRIAKTLTAEQGKTIPDAEGDIFRGLEVVEHACSIGSLQLGEFAENVAGGVDTYTLRQPLGVCAGITPFNFPAMIPLWMFPMAIVCGNTFVLKPSEQDPLSTMQLVELAIEAGVPKGVLNVVHGGKEVVDAICTHPLVKAISFVGSTAVGTHVYNLGSAHGKRVQSMMGAKNHAVVLPDANREQAINALVGAGFGAAGQRCMATSVAVLVGNARDWLPDIVAKAKALKVNAGAEAGTDVGPVVSKAAKERILSLIDAGVKEGAKLELDGRDVKVAGYEQGNFVGPTIFSGVKTNMSVYTHEIFGPVLVVMEADTLDDAIALVNANPFGNGVGLFTQSGAAARKFQSEIDVGQVGINIPIPVPVPFFSFTGSRGSKLGDLGPYGKQVVQFYTQTKTVTARWFDDDTTAGPVNTTIRLH; encoded by the coding sequence ATGAACGCGAATTCGAAAGACGTGCCGACGGTCAAGCTGCTGATCGACGGCGCCTTCGTCGAGTCCGCCACGAACGAGTGGCGCGACATCGTCAACCCGGCGACGCAGCAGGTGCTCGCACGCGTGCCGTTCGCGACCGTCGCGGAAGTCGACGCAGCCGTGCAGGCCGCGCACACCGCCTTCGCGACGTGGAAGAACACGCCGATCGCCGCGCGCATGCGCATCATGCTGAAGTTCCAGGATCTCGTGCGCACGAACCAGCAGCGCATCGCGAAGACGCTGACGGCCGAGCAGGGCAAGACGATTCCCGATGCCGAAGGTGACATTTTCCGCGGCCTCGAAGTGGTCGAGCATGCGTGCTCGATCGGTTCGCTGCAGCTCGGCGAATTCGCGGAGAACGTCGCGGGCGGGGTGGATACCTACACGCTGCGCCAGCCGCTCGGCGTGTGCGCGGGCATCACGCCGTTCAACTTCCCCGCGATGATTCCGCTATGGATGTTCCCGATGGCGATCGTCTGCGGCAATACGTTCGTGCTGAAGCCGTCGGAACAGGATCCGCTGTCGACGATGCAGCTCGTCGAGCTCGCGATCGAGGCCGGCGTACCGAAAGGGGTACTGAACGTCGTGCATGGCGGCAAGGAAGTGGTCGACGCGATCTGCACCCATCCGCTCGTGAAGGCCATCTCGTTCGTCGGTTCGACGGCGGTCGGCACGCACGTGTACAACCTCGGCAGCGCGCACGGCAAGCGCGTGCAGTCGATGATGGGCGCGAAGAACCACGCGGTCGTGCTGCCCGATGCGAACCGCGAGCAGGCGATCAACGCGCTCGTCGGCGCGGGCTTCGGCGCGGCCGGCCAGCGCTGCATGGCGACGTCGGTCGCGGTGCTCGTCGGCAACGCGCGCGACTGGCTGCCGGACATCGTCGCGAAGGCGAAGGCGCTGAAGGTCAATGCGGGCGCGGAAGCCGGCACGGACGTCGGGCCGGTCGTGTCGAAGGCCGCGAAGGAACGCATCCTGTCGCTGATCGACGCGGGCGTGAAGGAAGGCGCGAAGCTCGAACTCGACGGCCGCGACGTGAAGGTGGCCGGCTACGAGCAGGGCAATTTCGTCGGCCCGACGATCTTCTCGGGCGTGAAGACGAACATGTCGGTCTACACGCATGAAATCTTCGGCCCCGTGCTGGTCGTGATGGAAGCCGACACGCTCGACGACGCGATCGCGCTCGTCAACGCGAACCCGTTCGGCAATGGCGTCGGCCTGTTCACGCAGAGCGGCGCGGCCGCGCGCAAGTTCCAGAGCGAGATCGACGTCGGCCAGGTCGGCATCAACATCCCGATTCCGGTGCCGGTGCCGTTCTTCAGCTTCACGGGTTCGCGCGGCTCGAAGCTCGGCGATCTCGGCCCGTACGGCAAGCAGGTCGTGCAGTTCTACACGCAGACCAAGACGGTCACCGCGCGCTGGTTCGACGACGACACGACGGCCGGCCCGGTGAACACCACGATCCGGCTGCACTGA
- a CDS encoding AMP-binding protein: protein MTVQAFLNARDFLLRHRTDYDTAYREFEWPVLDAFNWALDYFDPMARGNDQPALWIVDAATGTGDPYSFAQMSERSSRIANWLRSIGVGRGDRILLMLPNRVELWDAMLAAMKLGAIVLPATTQLSPDDVRDRVQIGGAKYAIVDENETAKFEQPDLGLARKIVAGAPRAGWLAMNDGYAASAVFEPDAITHANDPMLLYFTSGTTSKPKLVEHTHRTYPVGHLSTMYWVGLQPGDIHWNISSPGWAKHAWSCFFAPWNAQACVFAFNYARFEPKVVLDALVKYQVTTLCAPPTVWRMLVQQPLASFDVKLREIVGAGEPLNPEIIERVKKAWGIAIRDGYGQTETTCLIGNSPGQPVVAGSMGRPLPGYRIALLDPDGAPVTEGEVALPIGAGVTRPVGLMKGYANNPDATAYAMRDGHYRTSDIAMRRDDGYYVYIGRADDVFKSSDYRLSPFELESVLIEHPAIAEAAVVPSPDPVRLSVPKTFITLRQGYEESPALALEIFRFSREKLAPYKRIRRLQFAELPKTISGKIRRVELRRREIERGDDASERMPGEFWEEDFAAELK, encoded by the coding sequence ATGACGGTACAGGCATTCCTGAACGCACGCGACTTTCTGCTGCGCCACCGCACCGACTACGACACCGCGTACCGCGAGTTCGAGTGGCCGGTGCTCGACGCATTCAACTGGGCGCTCGACTACTTCGACCCGATGGCGCGCGGCAACGACCAGCCCGCGCTATGGATCGTCGATGCGGCGACCGGTACGGGCGATCCGTATTCGTTCGCGCAGATGTCCGAGCGTTCGTCGCGGATCGCGAACTGGCTGCGCTCGATCGGCGTCGGGCGCGGCGACCGGATCCTGCTGATGCTGCCGAACCGTGTCGAACTGTGGGACGCGATGCTCGCCGCGATGAAGCTCGGCGCGATCGTGCTGCCTGCCACCACGCAACTGTCGCCCGACGACGTACGTGACCGCGTGCAGATCGGCGGCGCGAAATACGCGATCGTCGACGAGAACGAAACCGCCAAGTTCGAGCAGCCGGATCTCGGCCTCGCGCGGAAGATCGTCGCCGGCGCGCCGCGCGCGGGCTGGCTCGCGATGAACGACGGCTATGCGGCGAGCGCCGTATTCGAGCCGGACGCCATCACGCACGCGAACGATCCGATGCTGCTGTACTTCACGTCGGGCACGACGTCGAAGCCGAAGCTCGTCGAGCACACGCACCGCACCTATCCGGTCGGCCATCTGTCGACGATGTACTGGGTCGGCCTGCAACCGGGCGACATCCACTGGAACATCAGCTCGCCGGGCTGGGCGAAGCACGCGTGGAGCTGTTTCTTCGCGCCGTGGAATGCGCAGGCATGCGTGTTCGCGTTCAACTACGCGCGCTTCGAGCCGAAGGTGGTGCTCGATGCGCTCGTCAAATACCAGGTGACGACGCTGTGCGCGCCGCCGACCGTGTGGCGCATGCTCGTGCAGCAGCCGCTCGCGTCGTTCGACGTGAAGCTGCGCGAGATCGTCGGCGCGGGCGAGCCGCTGAATCCGGAGATCATCGAGCGCGTGAAGAAGGCGTGGGGCATCGCGATCCGCGACGGCTACGGCCAGACCGAAACGACCTGCCTGATCGGCAACTCGCCGGGCCAGCCGGTCGTCGCGGGTTCGATGGGGCGGCCGCTGCCCGGCTACCGCATTGCGCTGCTCGACCCCGACGGCGCGCCCGTGACCGAAGGCGAGGTCGCGCTGCCGATCGGCGCCGGCGTCACGCGCCCGGTCGGGCTGATGAAAGGCTATGCGAACAACCCCGACGCGACGGCCTACGCGATGCGCGACGGCCACTACCGCACGTCGGACATCGCGATGCGCCGCGACGACGGTTACTACGTGTACATCGGCCGCGCGGACGACGTGTTCAAGTCGTCCGACTACCGGCTGAGCCCGTTCGAACTCGAAAGCGTGCTGATCGAGCATCCGGCCATCGCCGAGGCAGCCGTCGTGCCGAGCCCCGACCCCGTGCGGCTGTCGGTGCCGAAGACCTTCATCACGCTGCGCCAGGGTTACGAGGAAAGCCCCGCACTCGCGCTGGAAATCTTCCGTTTCTCGCGCGAGAAGCTCGCGCCGTACAAGCGCATTCGCCGCCTGCAGTTCGCGGAGCTGCCGAAGACGATCTCGGGGAAGATCCGCCGCGTCGAATTGCGCCGCCGCGAGATCGAGCGTGGCGACGATGCAAGTGAACGGATGCCCGGCGAATTCTGGGAAGAAGATTTCGCCGCCGAATTGAAGTGA
- a CDS encoding acyl-CoA dehydrogenase family protein, with product MDELYTEDQRMIRDAARAFATEMLAPNAAQWDHDAHLPDAIVAQLGELGLLGMIVPQELGGSYTDYVAYALAMEEVAAGDAACATMMSVHNSVGCGPILGFGTPAQKDRWLADMAAGRVIGAFCLTEPHAGSEANNLRTRAELRDGKWVLNGAKQFVTNGQRAGVAIVFAMTDPEAGKRGISAFLVPTDTPGFIVGKPEKKMGIRASDTCPITFENCAIPEENLLGNRGEGLKIALSNLEGGRIGIAAQALGIARAAFDKARRYAGERVQFGKPIAEHQAIQQKLADMAVQINAARLLVHHAAKLRTAGLPCLSEASQAKLFASEMAERVCSDAIQIHGGYGYLVDYEVERHYRDARITQIYEGTSEVQRMVIARQL from the coding sequence ATGGACGAGCTTTACACCGAAGACCAGCGGATGATCCGCGACGCCGCGCGCGCGTTCGCCACCGAGATGCTGGCGCCGAACGCGGCGCAGTGGGACCACGATGCGCACCTGCCCGACGCGATCGTCGCGCAGCTGGGCGAACTCGGCCTGCTCGGGATGATCGTGCCGCAGGAACTGGGCGGCTCGTATACGGACTACGTGGCCTACGCGCTGGCGATGGAAGAGGTCGCCGCCGGCGACGCCGCGTGCGCGACGATGATGAGCGTGCACAACTCGGTCGGCTGCGGGCCGATCCTCGGTTTCGGCACGCCGGCGCAGAAGGATCGCTGGCTGGCCGACATGGCCGCGGGCCGCGTGATCGGCGCGTTCTGCCTGACCGAGCCGCACGCCGGCTCCGAGGCGAACAACCTGCGCACGCGTGCGGAACTGCGCGACGGCAAATGGGTGCTGAACGGCGCGAAGCAGTTCGTGACCAACGGCCAGCGCGCCGGCGTTGCGATCGTTTTTGCCATGACCGACCCGGAAGCCGGCAAGCGCGGCATTTCCGCGTTCCTGGTGCCGACCGACACGCCGGGCTTCATCGTCGGCAAACCCGAGAAGAAGATGGGCATCCGCGCGTCGGATACGTGCCCGATCACGTTCGAGAACTGCGCGATTCCGGAAGAAAACCTGCTCGGCAATCGCGGTGAAGGGCTGAAGATCGCGCTGTCGAACCTCGAAGGCGGCCGCATCGGCATCGCCGCGCAGGCGCTCGGCATCGCGCGCGCCGCATTCGACAAGGCGCGCCGCTATGCGGGCGAGCGCGTGCAGTTCGGCAAGCCGATCGCCGAGCACCAGGCGATCCAGCAGAAGCTCGCCGACATGGCCGTGCAGATCAACGCCGCGCGCCTGCTCGTGCATCACGCGGCGAAGCTGCGCACGGCCGGGCTGCCGTGCCTGTCGGAAGCGTCGCAGGCAAAGCTGTTCGCATCGGAGATGGCCGAGCGCGTGTGCTCGGACGCGATCCAGATCCACGGCGGCTACGGCTACCTGGTCGATTACGAAGTCGAGCGTCACTATCGCGACGCGCGCATCACGCAGATTTACGAAGGCACCAGCGAAGTGCAGCGGATGGTGATCGCGCGGCAGCTTTGA
- a CDS encoding AraC family transcriptional regulator, producing the protein MKQEDKGTVAISLVAYSVALATRRGVAAEPLLAQAGIAPALLGQPRARVSAQQYGALWNAIARTLDDEFFGQDRHPMRSGSFIAMSQSALSARDGLHAMARAVNFMHCVLDDLHAELDANPQRVRLRFVHRNNGATPAMFTYATYFIIVYGLTCWLIGRRIPLLHASFRCDTPPADHEYPSMFCDDMRFNEPDSYVDFDPEFATLPVVQNAKTLKTFLRNAPASFIVKYRNPNALAQRVRAVLRGMPPAAWPGAGGMAARLHVAEATLRRKLHQEGQAYQSIKDTLRRDLAFEALADPARTIADVAAATGFAEPSAFYRAFRKWSGRSPADYRDEVLARGGGAV; encoded by the coding sequence ATGAAGCAGGAAGACAAGGGAACCGTCGCGATCAGCCTCGTCGCTTACAGCGTCGCGCTGGCCACGCGGCGCGGCGTCGCGGCCGAACCGTTGCTCGCGCAGGCCGGCATCGCGCCCGCGCTGCTCGGGCAGCCGCGCGCACGGGTGTCCGCGCAACAATACGGCGCGCTGTGGAACGCGATCGCGCGCACGCTCGACGACGAGTTTTTCGGGCAGGATCGCCACCCGATGCGCAGCGGCAGCTTCATCGCGATGAGCCAGTCGGCGCTGTCCGCGCGCGACGGGCTGCACGCGATGGCGCGCGCGGTGAATTTCATGCACTGCGTGCTCGACGACCTGCATGCGGAACTCGACGCGAATCCGCAGCGCGTGCGGCTGCGCTTCGTGCACCGCAACAACGGTGCGACGCCCGCGATGTTCACGTACGCGACCTATTTCATCATCGTCTACGGGCTCACCTGCTGGCTGATCGGGCGGCGCATCCCGCTGCTGCATGCGAGCTTCCGCTGCGACACACCGCCCGCCGACCACGAATATCCGTCGATGTTCTGTGACGACATGCGCTTCAACGAGCCGGATTCGTATGTCGATTTCGATCCCGAATTCGCGACGCTGCCGGTCGTGCAGAACGCGAAGACGCTGAAGACGTTCCTGCGCAACGCGCCAGCGAGCTTCATCGTCAAGTACCGCAACCCGAACGCGCTCGCGCAGCGCGTGCGGGCGGTGCTGCGCGGAATGCCGCCGGCGGCCTGGCCGGGTGCCGGCGGGATGGCCGCGCGGCTGCACGTGGCCGAGGCCACGCTGCGCCGCAAGCTGCACCAGGAAGGCCAGGCCTACCAGTCGATCAAGGACACGCTGCGGCGCGATCTTGCGTTCGAGGCGCTGGCCGACCCCGCGCGCACGATCGCCGATGTTGCTGCGGCGACCGGTTTCGCGGAGCCCAGCGCGTTCTACCGCGCGTTCCGCAAATGGAGCGGGCGCAGCCCGGCCGACTATCGCGACGAAGTGCTCGCGCGCGGCGGCGGCGCGGTCTGA